The following are encoded together in the Brassica napus cultivar Da-Ae chromosome A9, Da-Ae, whole genome shotgun sequence genome:
- the LOC106378954 gene encoding probable serine/threonine-protein kinase At1g09600 isoform X1, with product MGCICSKGVRTNDDYIETCKKQSTNHENLDSDKTSVNRRNEATFRLIPNGNKNVLSDDEEDKESFVSQKEATVKLLDNVGPLQPRMSRIGNGDRTAKVVAGWPSWLVSVAGEALNGWLPRSADSFEKLEMIGQGTYSNVYRARDLQTNQIVALKKVRFANMDPESVRFMAREIIILRRLNHPNVMKLQGIIISKASGSMYLVFEYLYHDLTGLASTPGIKFSQSQIKCYVKQLLLGLEHCHSCGVLHRDIKGSNLLLDRDNNLKIADFGLSTFCQRKQPLTSRVVTLWYRPPELLLGSTDYGVTVDLWSTGCILAELFTGKPLLPGRTEVEQMHKIFKLCGSPSEEYWRRSRLRHAAIFKPQHQYKRCLADTCKDLIPPSALALLEVLLAVEPESRGTTSSALQSEFFTTRPFPSEPSSLPRYHQPRKEFDIKLREEEARRRKGASNKQNEAKRFSRESKAVPAPSANAELLASIQKRLGETNQTSVSEKFNPEGDSGFGFRIEPLEGITTAPNLNGSSQLRTQRSYVQRGGAQLSRFSNSVAPNRDGSQFGSVRDALVNQRCLEDGSGNCNLSQRLLEKPNGLKKEDDSSSSSKESIPGYGGGKRERIHYSGPLIPGEGNLDEMLKEHERQILLAVRRAQSDKAKRDDNIQGRRASLMGNGRIIRRAAHRLSSQSFLVLLVHVSFRFYCLQFSLEGYTRLFPDSEKQLPII from the exons ATGGGCTGCATTTGCTCCAAAGGAGTAAGAACTAACGACGATTACATCGAAACTTGCAAGAAACAATCGACAAACCACGAGAATCTTGATTCGGACAAAACAAGCGTTAACAGAAGAAACGAAGCTACATTCAGGCTAATACCTAACGGCAACAAGAACGTCCTCTCTGATGACGAGGAGGACAAGGAGAGCTTTGTGTCTCAGAAAGAAGCAACAGTGAAGTTACTTGACAATGTAGGACCATTACAGCCAAGAATGAGTAGAATCGGTAACGGAGACAGAACAGCTAAGGTTGTTGCTGGTTGGCCTTCTTGGTTGGTTTCAGTAGCTGGCGAGGCTCTCAATGGTTGGCTTCCTCGCAGTGCTGATTCCTTCGAGAAGTTAGAGATG ATTGGGCAGGGGACGTATAGCAATGTGTACAGAGCACGTGATCTTCAAACTAACCAAATCGTTGCTTTGAAGAAGGTTCGGTTTGCTAACATGGATCCAGAGAGTGTTCGGTTCATGGCTAGAGAGATAATCATACTTCGTAGGCTTAACCATCCAAACGTTATGAAACTCCAAGGGATCATCATTTCAAAGGCTTCAGGGAGTATGTATCTTGTGTTTGAGTACCTGTACCATGATCTTACAGGGCTTGCTTCAACCCCTGGGATTAAGTTCTCCCAATCACAG atTAAGTGCTATGTGAAGCAGTTGCTGCTTGGGTTAGAACATTGCCATAGCTGTGGTGTGTTGCACCGTGACATCAAGGGATCGAATCTTCTGCTAGACCGTGACAATAATCTCAAGATTGCTGATTTTGGTCTTTCTACTTTTTGCCAACGGAAACAGCCTCTGACTAGCCGTGTTGTGACCTTATGGTACCGTCCTCCTGAGCTTCTACTCGGTTCTACAGATTATGGAGTTACGGTTGATCTGTGGAGCACAGGATGCATTCTTGCTGAACTCTTTACTGGAAAGCCTCTTCTTCCCGGGAGAACAGAG GTTGAACAAATGCACAAGATCTTTAAACTCTGTGGGTCACCTTCTGAAGAGTATTGGAGAAGATCAAGATTGCGGCATGCAGCTATCTTTAAACCTCAACATCAGTACAAGCGATGTTTAGCTGACACGTGTAAGGATCTTATCCCTCCTTCAGCTTTGGCTCTCCTTGAGGTTCTTTTAGCTGTAGAGCCAGAATCACGTGGAACCACATCTTCTGCTCTTCAAAGCGAG TTCTTTACAACAAGGCCTTTTCCAAGCGAGCCATCAAGTTTACCGAGATATCATCAGCCAAGGAAAGAGTTTGATATCAAGCTTCGTGAAGAGGAAGCAAGACG AAGGAAAGGTGCGAGCAATAAACAGAATGAAGCCAAACGTTTTTCAAGAGAATCTAAAGCTGTACCTGCTCCTAGTGCCAATGCTGAGCTACTGGCGTCAATACAG AAACGTCTAGGGGAGACTAACCAGACAAGTGTGAGTGAGAAGTTCAATCCTGAAGGAGATTCTGGTTTTGGCTTCCGGATCGAACCACTGGAGGGTATTACTACTGCACCAAATCTTAACGGATCAAGCCAGCTGAGAACACAAAGGTCTTATGTGCAACGTGGGGGAGCCCAATTGTCAAGATTCTCAAACTCTGTAGCACCTAATAGAGATGGTTCACAGTTTGGTAGTGTGAGAGACGCGTTAGTGAATCAACGCTGTCTTGAAGATGGTTCAGGGAATTGCAATTTGTCCCAAAGGTTGCTTGAGAAACCTAATGGTTTGAAGAAAGAAGATGACTCCTCATCATCTAGCAAAGAATCAATACCG GGCTATGGAGGTGGGAAGAGAGAGAGGATTCATTACTCAGGACCATTGATTCCAGGAGAAGGAAACTTGGATGAGATGTTGAAAGAACACGAGAGACAGATCTTGTTGGCTGTACGTCGAGCTCAATCTGATAAGGCTAAGAGGGACGATAACATTCAGGGCCGCCGAGCCTCCCTTATGGGTAATGGAAG GATCATCAGACGAGCTGCTCACCGCCTTTCTTCTCAGTCTTTTCTTGTGCTGCTGGTCCATGTTTCTTTTCGATTTTACTGTCTGCAATTCTCTCTCGAGGGCTACACAAGACTCTTCCCAGATAGTGAGAAGCAATTGCCAATAATATGA
- the LOC106378954 gene encoding probable serine/threonine-protein kinase At1g09600 isoform X2: MGCICSKGVRTNDDYIETCKKQSTNHENLDSDKTSVNRRNEATFRLIPNGNKNVLSDDEEDKESFVSQKEATVKLLDNVGPLQPRMSRIGNGDRTAKVVAGWPSWLVSVAGEALNGWLPRSADSFEKLEMIGQGTYSNVYRARDLQTNQIVALKKVRFANMDPESVRFMAREIIILRRLNHPNVMKLQGIIISKASGSMYLVFEYLYHDLTGLASTPGIKFSQSQIKCYVKQLLLGLEHCHSCGVLHRDIKGSNLLLDRDNNLKIADFGLSTFCQRKQPLTSRVVTLWYRPPELLLGSTDYGVTVDLWSTGCILAELFTGKPLLPGRTEVEQMHKIFKLCGSPSEEYWRRSRLRHAAIFKPQHQYKRCLADTCKDLIPPSALALLEVLLAVEPESRGTTSSALQSEFFTTRPFPSEPSSLPRYHQPRKEFDIKLREEEARRRKGASNKQNEAKRFSRESKAVPAPSANAELLASIQKRLGETNQTSVSEKFNPEGDSGFGFRIEPLEGITTAPNLNGSSQLRTQRSYVQRGGAQLSRFSNSVAPNRDGSQFGSVRDALVNQRCLEDGSGNCNLSQRLLEKPNGLKKEDDSSSSSKESIPGYGGGKRERIHYSGPLIPGEGNLDEMLKEHERQILLAVRRAQSDKAKRDDNIQGRRASLMGSSDELLTAFLLSLFLCCWSMFLFDFTVCNSLSRATQDSSQIVRSNCQ, from the exons ATGGGCTGCATTTGCTCCAAAGGAGTAAGAACTAACGACGATTACATCGAAACTTGCAAGAAACAATCGACAAACCACGAGAATCTTGATTCGGACAAAACAAGCGTTAACAGAAGAAACGAAGCTACATTCAGGCTAATACCTAACGGCAACAAGAACGTCCTCTCTGATGACGAGGAGGACAAGGAGAGCTTTGTGTCTCAGAAAGAAGCAACAGTGAAGTTACTTGACAATGTAGGACCATTACAGCCAAGAATGAGTAGAATCGGTAACGGAGACAGAACAGCTAAGGTTGTTGCTGGTTGGCCTTCTTGGTTGGTTTCAGTAGCTGGCGAGGCTCTCAATGGTTGGCTTCCTCGCAGTGCTGATTCCTTCGAGAAGTTAGAGATG ATTGGGCAGGGGACGTATAGCAATGTGTACAGAGCACGTGATCTTCAAACTAACCAAATCGTTGCTTTGAAGAAGGTTCGGTTTGCTAACATGGATCCAGAGAGTGTTCGGTTCATGGCTAGAGAGATAATCATACTTCGTAGGCTTAACCATCCAAACGTTATGAAACTCCAAGGGATCATCATTTCAAAGGCTTCAGGGAGTATGTATCTTGTGTTTGAGTACCTGTACCATGATCTTACAGGGCTTGCTTCAACCCCTGGGATTAAGTTCTCCCAATCACAG atTAAGTGCTATGTGAAGCAGTTGCTGCTTGGGTTAGAACATTGCCATAGCTGTGGTGTGTTGCACCGTGACATCAAGGGATCGAATCTTCTGCTAGACCGTGACAATAATCTCAAGATTGCTGATTTTGGTCTTTCTACTTTTTGCCAACGGAAACAGCCTCTGACTAGCCGTGTTGTGACCTTATGGTACCGTCCTCCTGAGCTTCTACTCGGTTCTACAGATTATGGAGTTACGGTTGATCTGTGGAGCACAGGATGCATTCTTGCTGAACTCTTTACTGGAAAGCCTCTTCTTCCCGGGAGAACAGAG GTTGAACAAATGCACAAGATCTTTAAACTCTGTGGGTCACCTTCTGAAGAGTATTGGAGAAGATCAAGATTGCGGCATGCAGCTATCTTTAAACCTCAACATCAGTACAAGCGATGTTTAGCTGACACGTGTAAGGATCTTATCCCTCCTTCAGCTTTGGCTCTCCTTGAGGTTCTTTTAGCTGTAGAGCCAGAATCACGTGGAACCACATCTTCTGCTCTTCAAAGCGAG TTCTTTACAACAAGGCCTTTTCCAAGCGAGCCATCAAGTTTACCGAGATATCATCAGCCAAGGAAAGAGTTTGATATCAAGCTTCGTGAAGAGGAAGCAAGACG AAGGAAAGGTGCGAGCAATAAACAGAATGAAGCCAAACGTTTTTCAAGAGAATCTAAAGCTGTACCTGCTCCTAGTGCCAATGCTGAGCTACTGGCGTCAATACAG AAACGTCTAGGGGAGACTAACCAGACAAGTGTGAGTGAGAAGTTCAATCCTGAAGGAGATTCTGGTTTTGGCTTCCGGATCGAACCACTGGAGGGTATTACTACTGCACCAAATCTTAACGGATCAAGCCAGCTGAGAACACAAAGGTCTTATGTGCAACGTGGGGGAGCCCAATTGTCAAGATTCTCAAACTCTGTAGCACCTAATAGAGATGGTTCACAGTTTGGTAGTGTGAGAGACGCGTTAGTGAATCAACGCTGTCTTGAAGATGGTTCAGGGAATTGCAATTTGTCCCAAAGGTTGCTTGAGAAACCTAATGGTTTGAAGAAAGAAGATGACTCCTCATCATCTAGCAAAGAATCAATACCG GGCTATGGAGGTGGGAAGAGAGAGAGGATTCATTACTCAGGACCATTGATTCCAGGAGAAGGAAACTTGGATGAGATGTTGAAAGAACACGAGAGACAGATCTTGTTGGCTGTACGTCGAGCTCAATCTGATAAGGCTAAGAGGGACGATAACATTCAGGGCCGCCGAGCCTCCCTTATGG GATCATCAGACGAGCTGCTCACCGCCTTTCTTCTCAGTCTTTTCTTGTGCTGCTGGTCCATGTTTCTTTTCGATTTTACTGTCTGCAATTCTCTCTCGAGGGCTACACAAGACTCTTCCCAGATAGTGAGAAGCAATTGCCAATAA